A window from Peromyscus eremicus chromosome 5, PerEre_H2_v1, whole genome shotgun sequence encodes these proteins:
- the Fzd8 gene encoding frizzled-8, translating into MEWGYLLEVTSLLAALALLQRSSGAAAASAKELACQEITVPLCKGIGYNYTYMPNQFNHDTQDEAGLEVHQFWPLVEIQCSPDLKFFLCSMYTPICLEDYKKPLPPCRSVCERAKAGCAPLMRQYGFAWPDRMRCDRLPEQGNPDTLCMDYNRTDLTTAAPSPPRRLPPPPPGEQPPSGSGHGRPPGARPPHRGGGSRGGGDTAAAPPSRGGKARPPSGGAAPCEPGCQCRAPMVSVSSERHPLYNRVKTGQIANCALPCHNPFFSQDERAFTVFWIGLWSVLCFVSTFATVSTFLIDMERFKYPERPIIFLSACYLFVSVGYLVRLVAGHEKVACSGGAPGAGGAGGAGGAAAAGAGAAGAGASGPGARGEYEELGAVEQHVRYETTGPALCTVVFLLVYFFGMASSIWWVILSLTWFLAAGMKWGNEAIAGYSQYFHLAAWLVPSVKSIAVLALSSVDGDPVAGICYVGNQSLDNLRGFVLAPLVIYLFIGTMFLLAGFVSLFRIRSVIKQQGGPTKTHKLEKLMIRLGLFTVLYTVPAAVVVACLFYEQHNRPRWEATHNCPCLRDLQPDQARRPDYAVFMLKYFMCLVVGITSGVWVWSGKTLESWRALCTRCCWASKGAAVGAGAGGGGPGGGGPGPGGGGGPGGGGGSLYSDVSTGLTWRSGTASSVSYPKQMPLSQV; encoded by the coding sequence ATGGAGTGGGGTTACCTGTTGGAAGTGACCTCGCTGCTAGCCGCCTTGGCGCTGCTGCAGCGCTCGAGCGGCGCCGCCGCCGCTTCGGCCAAGGAGCTGGCGTGCCAAGAGATCACGGTGCCGCTGTGCAAGGGCATCGGTTACAACTACACCTACATGCCCAACCAGTTCAACCACGACACCCAAGACGAGGCGGGCCTGGAAGTGCACCAATTCTGGCCGCTGGTGGAGATCCAGTGCTCCCCCGACCTCAAGTTCTTTCTGTGCAGCATGTACACGCCCATCTGCCTGGAAGACTACAAGAAGCCTCTGCCGCCTTGCCGCTCGGTGTGCGAACGCGCCAAGGCCGGCTGCGCGCCGCTCATGCGCCAGTACGGCTTCGCCTGGCCTGACCGCATGCGCTGCGATCGGCTGCCGGAGCAGGGCAACCCGGACACGCTGTGCATGGACTACAACCGCACCGACCTCACCACGGCCGCGCCCAGCCCACCGCGCcgcctgccgccgccgccgcccggcgaGCAGCCGCCCTCCGGCAGTGGCCACGGCCGCCCGCCAGGGGCCAGGCCCCCACACCGTGGCGGCGGCAGCAGGGGCGGCGGGGACACGGCGGCTGCGCCCCCCTCGCGCGGCGGGAAAGCGAGGCCCCCTAGTGGTGGCGCGGCTCCCTGCGAGCCCGGGTGCCAGTGCCGCGCGCCGATGGTGAGCGTGTCCAGCGAACGCCACCCCCTCTACAACCGCGTCAAGACCGGCCAGATCGCCAACTGCGCGTTGCCCTGCCACAACCCCTTCTTCAGCCAGGATGAGCGCGCCTTCACCGTCTTCTGGATCGGCCTGTGGTCGGTGCTCTGCTTCGTCTCCACCTTCGCCACCGTCTCCACCTTCCTCATCGATATGGAGCGCTTCAAGTACCCGGAACGGCCCATCATCTTCCTCTCCGCCTGCTACCTCTTCGTGTCGGTCGGGTACCTGGTGCGCCTGGTGGCAGGACACGAGAAAGTGGCCTGCAGCGGTGGCGCTCCGGGTGCGGGAGGAGCTGGGGGTGCTGGCGGCGCGGCTGCGGCTGGCGCGGGGGCGGCGGGAGCGGGGGCGAGCGGCCCGGGCGCGCGCGGCGAGTACGAGGAGCTGGGAGCAGTGGAGCAGCACGTGCGCTATGAGACCACCGGCCCCGCGCTGTGCACGGTGGTCTTCCTCCTTGTCTACTTCTTTGGCATGGCCAGCTCCATCTGGTGGGTAATCCTGTCGCTCACGTGGTTCCTGGCGGCTGGCATGAAGTGGGGCAACGAGGCCATCGCAGGCTACTCGCAGTACTTCCATCTGGCCGCGTGGCTGGTGCCCAGCGTCAAGTCCATCGCGGTGCTGGCGCTCAGCTCCGTGGACGGCGACCCGGTGGCGGGCATCTGCTACGTGGGCAACCAGAGCCTCGACAACCTGCGCGGCTTCGTGCTGGCGCCACTGGTCATCTACCTCTTCATTGGCACCATGTTTCTGTTGGCTGGTTTCGTGTCGCTATTCCGAATCCGCTCGGTCATCAAGCAGCAAGGAGGCCCAACCAAGACGCACAAGCTAGAGAAGCTCATGATCCGCCTGGGCCTCTTCACCGTGCTCTACACGGTGCCCGCCGCCGTCGTTGTCGCCTGCCTTTTCTATGAGCAGCACAACCGTCCGCGCTGGGAAGCCACTCACAACTGCCCGTGTCTTCGGGACCTGCAGCCCGACCAGGCGCGCAGGCCCGATTACGCGGTCTTCATGCTCAAGTACTTCATGTGCCTGGTAGTGGGCATCACGTCGGGTGTATGGGTCTGGTCGGGCAAGACTCTGGAGTCGTGGCGCGCGCTGTGCACTCGCTGCTGCTGGGCCAGCAAGGGCGCAGCAGTAGGCGCGGGAGCCGGGGGCGGCGGCCCGGGGGGCGGCGGGCCCGGGCCcggcgggggtgggggacctGGCGGAGGCGGGGGATCTCTCTACAGCGACGTCAGCACCGGCCTGACGTGGCGGTCTGGCACGGCCAGCTCCGTGTCTTACCCTAAGCAGATGCCATTGTCCCAGGTCTGA